The sequence below is a genomic window from Blastopirellula retiformator.
GCGAAGTGTTCTGGGAAGCTGAATTGTCAAAGACCGTTTTCGACGTCTGTTGCGTATGGTCGTAGGCGTAGGTGGTGGTGACGTCGACCGTGCTGTCATTATTGACATCTCGCTCTTCGGTTTGCAAGCGATCGTTGGCGTCATACAGGTAGGCGATCGCCTCGTCGACGTTGCCATCGAAGTCGCTGTCGAGTTCCTTCTTGGTGCGATTGCCGACCAGGTCGTACTCGAACCATTCGGTCTGATCGAACTGGTTGTCGAAGTGATCGATCGATTCTTCGACAAGTCGGCCTAGCTCGTCATAGGTCCAGTCGATATCGACGACATGGGGTTCAGGCGTGCCGTTTTCGTCGGAGTCGAGCCAGTACGTTTCCGTGACGCCGGTACGCTTGCCATCGGCCCGCACTTCGTAGCCGAACTCAGCGAGCTTATCGTTATCGGAAAGGTCGTCCGGCGTTGCGTCCGGAGCGTAGTGGGTGAGGACATCGAGCCGATTGAGCTCGTCGTAAACGTAGTCCTCGATCACGCCGCCCGGCAAGTGCGTTTCGTCCAGGTTGCCACGCAGGTCGTACTTATAGGTGGTGGCCAGTGGGTCGTCGAGCGACGGAGAACGAGATCATTGAGTCATGATACCGCATCTTGTTCATTATTTGCCGTTTTTTTCGATCAAGCTATTCCGTTCGAACAGCCAGGAGGGCCAAGCCATCACTGGCTACCGACTCTACGATTTCGAGCAACTCTTCTTGCAACACGCGTAGTTCGCGCCGTTCGGATAGGCCTGCACTCTTGACATGCTTTTGAAGATTGGCCGCTTGCGTCGAATCTAGATAACGCATGCCTTCGCAGTTCGGGGCAGAGGCGGACACGTGTTCTTGAAAATAGTCCCAAAAGCTTGCTTCTTCTAAATCACTATCGCTGCGTACATCTTGGTATGGAAGCGTTATTGGTTCGGCCAACGATTCAAGCAGCCACAAATAGATACCGATGGAAACTGAATCAGGCGGTTCTGGCCACAAGCCTCGGGCACTTTCCTCGACCCGATCCCGGAATACGCTCGATGCTTTCGGATCGAGCGTTCCTTTTTGCAGTGCTTTGGCTACGATTTGATTGGCAAGTCCCGCGGGCTCTGTCACTGGAAGAGGATACTTGGCGAAATCGACGGCGAAGAAATAGATCGATGGCATCGACTCAGTCCTCGACTAAGGGGCAATACCGATCGAACGATGGGTAATCAGCCGGGCAGCCGTCTCGAAGGGAAAATCCAAATCTTGCCAACCCTTCTCCCATGCCAATCCTACCAGAACGGATTCCAGTTTCGCCGTGGCATCGAGAAGAACGTTATTCTCGCAGGCAGAACTATTCACGAATCGATCCGTCGAGGCGATGATGGACTGGGTAAATTTGGCCTGATCATCGTTCTGCAGGGCATGAAATGCCTGAAGCAAAAGCTTCGGTCGCTTTTTTCGCGAATTACCCAGTTGCGTGAGTTGCTGGGTGACATTCATTGGTTCACTTCGCATCGAAGAGGCAATGACCAACAGCAAGTCTCCATGCAGTGGTTCCTCTGGAATTGCCATGGGTTCGACCTGAAGCTGCGGTACGAGGTAATCCGCGAATTGAGTTCGAACTTCGTGCTGATTGCTAAGGGAAGCCAATAGAAACGAACGTAGAGAAACTGTGTACCATTCTACTTTAGGAGCAGCAGCTAAGATCTTTGGGCCAACGAGATTGAAATAAAGCTCTGCTAGTTCGAGCCCCTTTTGGCAATATGCGAGTGCTGGAGTTTCATACGGAAATCCAAAATGACGTATCGTCAATCCCCACATGCAACTAGTTATTGCTCGTAAGGCACGATCGGTACGTTGTTCATCGTCACTCGCCCTGTCAACTCGTTTGTTAAACCGCGATACATCTCCATCGAAATACTCTAGCTGCTCCCTAAGGTTCGGAGAAAGTTCTTGTCCGGTCACGTCGAAATACGTTTTGGTCATATGGCTCCTCGGTTGATTTAATAGGGCTTATTCCACTCATCGCCCCACCACTTCATGTTCGAACCGGTAGGAGGTTCGTATTTTTGCGCGGCAAAATGCAATTGCGTGTTAGGATCACGGAGATTCAATCTTGCGATAGCAGCAAGCATCGGTGATTTATCGTCGTAGGCGTCTTCGAGTGATTCTCCAAATGATGTACCTTGATTCTGATCGATCATCCTCTTCATCCAATGGGTAATCCAGTCTCCCATCATCTGTCTTCCATATTTAGCGCCCCCTAAACCAGCTTTGCCTCCCTTTGCCTCGAAGATGCCCCAAAGTCCGGTTGACCGCTGTCGTGCAACTTGGTCTGGACCGTGAACGGCATGAATTGTTAGGGGGGCCATTTCAAAATCCAGGGCGTACAGGATAAGCCCGAGTCCTAACTCTCCTATGATTTCAGAAACTTTGGAATGGAACATACCCCAACCGTAAAAACGTGAGGCGGTTTTATTGAACTTCTTCAGGACCTTTTTGGGGAGAGTGATTTTGCGCGAAATAACTTTATCCGGAAGATATGTAATTGCTTTACTAATCCCCACTGCTGCCAGGGAGTTCGTTATGCCCTTGATGTCGCTTGGATCAAATGAAAGCAAATCAATAATATCAGCAATGTCTTGTGCGGTATCTCTCACCTTGTTAAAGATCTTTAGAGCTTTCTGATAGATCTGCATTGTGCGTTTAAAGCGGTGAGCTGTACTAATGGCATTAACGCTTGCACTTGCATCTTTAGAATCTGTAGAAACGCTAATGTCGACGGAAGCAAGCATGCTGATGACATCAAACACTCCCGTCGGATCCAGCCCCATCACCGGGTTTCCATGCGTATACAAATACTTATGGAAACTCTGAGGGTCCTGAGAATTCCCCGCGAACGGATCCAACCGGTTAAACCGCCCGGAGTTCGGATCGTAGTACCTTGCCCTGAGATACTGCTGACCAATCCGAGAATCAAACTGCTCACCGCTATAGAGCAGCGTAGTTAGGGCGGTGGCTTCGGTGGTTCCTACTACCCCGGCGATTGCATTATGAATCGCCAGCATTTGGCCGTAGGCTTCGTAGGTGTAGACCTGGGCGATTGCCGCGGCTGCGTCGTAGAGAACCTTCACGCTGCCGTGGCCATCGTGGCCGAAGATTTCGGTGTGCTGTGCAGTGACTTGGCCAGCCGTATTATATTCGGTGACGGTCTGGCTGATTTCGTCGTGGCCGAAGTTGTACTCGATGACTTTGACGACGTTGCCCTGGTCGTCGTAGATGGTCTCCTTGATCACCTGCTGGTAGCCGGTCGGGTTTTGGTGGTCGACCAGGTACTCGGTGTCGGTCGTCTCGTCCCAGGTGCCGTTGGCGTCGGTATCGACTTGATGCTTGGCACTGACGCGGATGCCGGTGGCGTCGTAGTCGTAGGTCGTTTTTTCGATTCGTGATGCAGTACCACTGGTGTAAGTGGTGACCGTGGCCGTATACAACCGACCTTGCAGGTCGTACTCAAACGACGTCTGCGAAGTGTTCTGGGAAGCTGAATTGTCAAAGACCGTTTTCGACGTCTGTTGCGTATGGTCGTAGGCGTAGGTGGTGGTGACGTCGACCGTGCTGTCATTATTGACATCTCGCTCTTCGGTTTGCAAGCGATCGTTGGCGTCATACAGGTAGGCGATCGCCTCGTCGACGTTGCCATCGAAGTCGCTGTCGAGTTCCTTCTTGGTGCGATTGCCGACCAGGTCGTACTCGAACGTCTCGGTTTGATCGAACTGGTTGTGGAAGTGGTCGATCGTTTCCTGCGTCAGGCGGCCCAGGGCATCGTAGGTCCAATCGATGTCGACCGTGTGGGCCTCTGGCGTGCCGTCTTGGTTTTCGTCGAGCCAGTACGTTTCGGTAACGCCGATCCGCTTGCCATCGGCCCGCACTTCGTAGTCGAACTCAGTGAGCTTGTCGTTGTACGTCGACCGCTTGTTCGTCTACTGTCCTAAAGTCGTGGGTTATCGCAAGGCACGAACGACGTTACAGCACTGCCTAAGTCCCTAGCCAGTGGTAGAAATTGTGTAGCCGAATGCCCAAACGCACGCATGGTGAAGTTTGGACGGATGGTCATAAAGTTCGGTATATAGTAATGACACCAGTTATGGCAAATGACAACCGAGTCATTGCAAAACATAATAATATTACGAGGGTCTGATGCCGGCTGGTATAATGTATGTGAAGGAAGCAAATCCAGAATGTCATCACGGTCAAGATTTGGATCAAGCTCAATTGTTCCTAAATACTCCACATCCCTTGACTCCAACAACGCATCCCTTTCGAGCACCTGACTAATCGAGTCGTAGACGATGTCGTGAGTTCCGTGCAATCGGGAAATTCCGATTTCGCCGGAAGGGAAGAGATCAAGTCCATCTGGTTCATGCGTCTCGTCCGTCTGACAATCCGGAACGATCACCTCAATTCCGGAGGTAAAGATTCGACGCGATAAGTAAGCATCGACGGATTCGTTCGGATTGGGTTGGAAA
It includes:
- a CDS encoding RHS repeat domain-containing protein — encoded protein: MRADGKRIGVTETYWLDENQDGTPEAHTVDIDWTYDALGRLTQETIDHFHNQFDQTETFEYDLVGNRTKKELDSDFDGNVDEAIAYLYDANDRLQTEERDVNNDSTVDVTTTYAYDHTQQTSKTVFDNSASQNTSQTSFEYDLQGRLYTATVTTYTSGTASRIEKTTYDYDATGIRVSAKHQVDTDANGTWDETTDTEYLVDHQNPTGYQQVIKETIYDDQGNVVKVIEYNFGHDEISQTVTEYNTAGQVTAQHTEIFGHDGHGSVKVLYDAAAAIAQVYTYEAYGQMLAIHNAIAGVVGTTEATALTTLLYSGEQFDSRIGQQYLRARYYDPNSGRFNRLDPFAGNSQDPQSFHKYLYTHGNPVMGLDPTGVFDVISMLASVDISVSTDSKDASASVNAISTAHRFKRTMQIYQKALKIFNKVRDTAQDIADIIDLLSFDPSDIKGITNSLAAVGISKAITYLPDKVISRKITLPKKVLKKFNKTASRFYGWGMFHSKVSEIIGELGLGLILYALDFEMAPLTIHAVHGPDQVARQRSTGLWGIFEAKGGKAGLGGAKYGRQMMGDWITHWMKRMIDQNQGTSFGESLEDAYDDKSPMLAAIARLNLRDPNTQLHFAAQKYEPPTGSNMKWWGDEWNKPY